The Acidobacteriota bacterium sequence GGGCCGCCTACGATCCGTGCCAATGGCGTCGACTCCTTCACGTCTCGCGCTCGTCGCGGTCACCCTCACCAGCGTGTCGGGCCTGGTGCTCGCCACGCCGCTCGCGCTTCGCGCCGAGCCCGCGCGCGGCCACCTCGTCGCGATTGGAGGAGGGCCTCGGCCGCCGTCGATCATGACGCTCGTCGCCTGCCTCGCCGGGGGAGCGCAAGGGAAGATGCTCGTATTCCCCCAGGCGAGCGAGCGGGCGGAAACGGCGGCAGAGATGGAGGCCGAGTTCAAGGCCCTGGGTCTTGGTCAAGTCGTCGTCGTGGACGTCGACCGGGCCGGCGCCGACACGGACGCGGCGCTGAAGGTCACCGAGGGGGCAACGGGGGCGTACTTCGCCGGCGGCGATCAGAACCGGCTGATGGCGGTCCTGCGCGGAACCACGCTCGAGCGTCGCCTTCGCGAGATGTATCGGGACGGCGCGGTCGTGGCTGGCACGAGCGCGGGCGCCGCCGTGATGAGCCAGGTGATGATCACCGGCGACGAACGACGGCCCTTCTCGAAGGACGAAGCGTGGCAGACCATCGAGGCGGGCAACGTCGTGACGGCCGAAGGACTCGCGTTCATCGAGGACGCGATCGTCGACCAGCACTTCGTACGACGGCGCCGCCACAATCGGGTGCTGAGCCTGGTGCTCGAGCAGCCGGCCCTGCTCGGCATCGCCGTCGACGAGGCCACCGCGGCGTGGGTGAAGCCCGACCGGACGTTCGAGGTCGTCGGCGATGGCCCGGTCCTCGTGGTCGACGCCAGTGGAGCCCTCGTCGCCCGAGACGCCGAAGGCGATGGCCTTCGGGGCAGCGACCTCCGCCTGCACGTGCTGCGGCACGGGTCGCGGTTCCAACTCGACGGCCGCGCAGTCCTTCACCTGACACGGCCTCGCGGGGTTCCCGACGAACGCTGCGCGCCACGTTGAGCCCCCGGGTCACGTGGCTGCCGTCGACGATGTCGACGTGGTGGCTGGCGGGTGGCGAGCGGCTGGTGTCGAGAGTCGCGGGCCCGAGCACCACAGCGGAAACACGCGACTGTCACACCAACGCCGTCGCTGGAACGACCGTGGTAGACTCCGGCCGATTGCGGCCTGTTCGGCATCGCGTCGCGCCGCGGATCGTGGGCCCGTCGTCTGCCTCCGGTCGCCTGTGGTTCCCTCATCGGTGCTGCCATGCTCCTGCTCGCGAACGTCGACTTCTATGGGCCCACGCCCCAGGGCCGCACCAGCCTGCTGCTCGGAGGCGGGGCGATCCTGCGCGTCGG is a genomic window containing:
- a CDS encoding cyanophycinase is translated as MASTPSRLALVAVTLTSVSGLVLATPLALRAEPARGHLVAIGGGPRPPSIMTLVACLAGGAQGKMLVFPQASERAETAAEMEAEFKALGLGQVVVVDVDRAGADTDAALKVTEGATGAYFAGGDQNRLMAVLRGTTLERRLREMYRDGAVVAGTSAGAAVMSQVMITGDERRPFSKDEAWQTIEAGNVVTAEGLAFIEDAIVDQHFVRRRRHNRVLSLVLEQPALLGIAVDEATAAWVKPDRTFEVVGDGPVLVVDASGALVARDAEGDGLRGSDLRLHVLRHGSRFQLDGRAVLHLTRPRGVPDERCAPR